Part of the Lolium rigidum isolate FL_2022 chromosome 6, APGP_CSIRO_Lrig_0.1, whole genome shotgun sequence genome, GTCAAAATATTGTAGGCTTTAACTATCACTATTTTTTCTTATTTAGATGTAGTAATAAATAGCACGATAAATTATGTGTTAGTGCTCTCTCATTTCAGGCTAATTAATTAAATATGTAGAAGGTGGTGTCTCTTTCTTTGTAGCTTGCATGCAATTTCCCCATAAATTAGCATCACCTTACTTAATCGAAAAAAACCCATGATATAATTAGGTAAAAATATAATTATTTTTTATCAATTGGTGTTAGGGCATGTAAAATCGGAGACTCTTAGGTAGACCCTTGCAAAATTAGAAGAAAATAAATTCTTGTAAAACATATAGGTTAGAGTCCTAAGTGTGGAtttttgtagctcgagctacacgtAGCTCCTTTTTCGAAAAATCGAAAACTATATTTTAaggttttaaaaaaatctaaaaaaatcttgATGTTGACAATGTTGTGCTCTACGGATGTGCACAAATTCAACTCGAATTAACTAACATTCAGGAATGCACCAAAATGACAAAATCTTGCAGATTTTGAGGTTTTGAAAACCTTGCACTGCTCACTACGACACTGCCATATATGttaaattttgtcatttttacagcCTCGAATATAAGATATTCCGAGTTGAAATTTTACACGGTGGTAGAACAAAACATTGTATGCATCTAGatttattttcaaatttattGTTATTTTGAACTACCgattttgaatatttcaaaaaaaCAGCCTATGTAGCTCGATCGGCACGGTGGTTTCCGTTAGATTCCCTCCCTATAAAGCAGAGCGCTAATTTTAGCTCGCTCCGTGGAGAATGATTTACTATGACCAATAAAGTGGTGTATTCTCTCAAAAGAAAAAGAGTAGAGGCGCGAAAAATGATCTCCTAGCGCATGGATAGGTTGCAATAAAAAAAGGATGAAGCGCCCGATGGATAGATACGGGTCGATGCAAAGTATTCCCACAAAGATTTAGCCATATCTATGACGATTAGTTGCCTTGCGCCTTTCATAAGTGCCTCCATGGTAGATGCCTTAGTGTCCTTGTATagatacaattttttttttgcaaatcacAGAATGTGTTTTTTTAATAGGTACTTTGTACAAAAGAGCAGGGAAAGTATGAGGTACACCAACTTTTCCGCCTCATTTCAATTCATTGCGAAATATGTTCTGGTAGATTGTTGTTAGTGACCCCACTTTTCCTTAATTGTCCACGGTTTGGCAGCAGAGATGTGTAATGATGCATTCACTACTACTCGTTAGCACAGATTTTTGCTAGTGTCATCGTCTTTCTGTATTTGCCAAAATAATCGTGTTCCTTTGTACCGAGTAATGGCATCATTCgattatttctatttctattttagCATGCACGCGCACACGAGATAAAAAGAGCAGGAGTAAAATACATGATGGGTACTCGAACTTGTCGGCGGGTTTCAAATCGATCACTGTACTCAGAGAATGCCTAATTACGGTCACTAAATACGATCAGCTTGCTCATAGACGGTCACTGCCTCCGGAAGCGTGGTGTATTTGCCTACGTGGCATTACCGGGACCTACATGTCAGTGCACATGCAAGATTCCAGCAGTATTTGTTTTGCAGAAACATCCTAAAGCTTGGGAATTACGGAAATAGTCACCCATCCCCTTCCTCTTAGCACCGAATCCGGCGAGTCTTGCTCAGTTGCTCCCCTCCTGCCCACGCCGGCGCTGCCCCACCTCTCCACTCGGCGCCCTAGCCAACCTCATCGCCCAAGAACGGCAGCGCGCGTCCGATAAGTAACCACCGATTTGCGGTCAGCAGATGCGAGCATCGCTGGAGCCAAATCCGTCTCGTTCCTCCTCCTTTCCGGCGCTACCCCGCCTTCCACCCAGAGTCGCGCCAGACAACCATGTGTGGAACTTCCGTCGGCGCCGCAGCCTGGTCACCGCGTTGATACCGAGTCAGCCGCGTGCACGCCCCGCATGCTGCCGCTCCCGCACCCCTCGCTGCAAGCAGCTCTGGctaccgccgccgtcgaggcagcTCGCCCGCGCGCCCGCCTTTTGCCGCGTTGCCGAGCCGCGCCGTCCCACTGACTGTCGCCGGCCGCCGCAACGCAATAGATCGTCGCACGCGAACGCCGCCCCTGATCTTCCGTGTGCCTCCGCGTGTGCTGTCTGATCTCCGCGTCGCACTCCCTTGCTGCCGGCGCCGCAACTCGCTGCAACAACTCTGCTCGCGGTGTGAGCGAGAAAAGGATCCACAGGGAGAGAAAAGAGTGGTCAACGCGAGAGAAAATTGCTAGATGTAGACGGTTTTGCTAATAGCCCCCTCCTGCGCATGGACCTTTTTTAAGTTATCCATAGTTGTCCTGATTAGTTGGGCCTGCGCATGCCACATCATCAAATACAATGTGCTACCAGAGCCAGTGACCGTCTATGGGCATGTCACTTGTATTTGATGACCGTAATTTGGTATTCTCGAAGTACGGTGACTAAATTGAACCCCGCCGACAAGTAGAAGTACCCACCATGTATTTTACTCAAAAGAGCAGCAATTCATTCAGAAGATTCTTCACCCCGAATCAGTCAATCAAACCCTTTCTTACGAGCAAAAAAATATATACGAGAAGGGAGGAAGTACAAGGTATACCATCCTTTGTGCCTCTTATCTATTCATTGAGAAATATGTTGTGGAAGATCCTCCCTCCGTTCTAATCTAGTCTTCATTTTAGGTGAGAAATAAGATAAATCAGTGTTGCATTCATTAAAGGGAACAAAACTATGTTGGAAATAACAATATCCAATAAAGGGAACAAaaccactttattattattgACTAAAagttagaatgtagactatttcagaataaGCCTTAaaactagaatgtagactaacttCCTCTATTATACATTACATTATATGTCTAATTTTTTGGAGGTGGCGTTTTTACTCATAGGAGCAAATATTCCCACTATACAAAATaactaaaaaacaattttaaaaatgtcaaaaaaatctgacacaaatttgttggtgtacatcgTGGTATTCTAAGTTAGTGCACAatttttcgtggagaaacaacattttatgtggcgtatacaaaaaagacaaaaaaaatatcctgtacgtagtcgtgttatagcatcaaaatttgtctttttacatgAACTACATaattttttagtttttatttcaaaacttgtgtacgaacataaaatgcgtagatgtacatggaaaattttattttaaatttgtttacacttcgaaatgtagattcacacaaCATGAGCAAatactcctatgagccaaagtgaatatccctattttttttctaaattaGTCTACATTTTAGCTTCTAGCTTTTAGTCAGCAAGAACATAGAAAAAAGCGACCCTCCCTTACCTATTAAATGTCACCTTTTTTTTAATATAGCTTGAATTGGTtgttaagtagtactaataaatgcagtaCTACTTTACATGATTTTTTTATAAAATAGACTAAAACAGAACTAATGGAGTATTTAAGAAGGGGGTTTAGCTTTtagtgactcggatttagtataactttatactaaatttaaaTCAACTAAAAAAGACCAAAGGTAGTAGTTTTCTTCTATACGAAGGAATGACAAGCGAAACGCGGAAACCATTGAATTCGTGAGCAGACAAGATACGCGCACACGATGTGCGACCGAGACAAAAACAGCAGCAATTCATTTGGAAGAATCTTCATCCTAAATCAACCCCGAGTACCAGATCAACACGAAACCGGAGGAGGCAAATCTAGCCTACCACTGCCCCGTTCCATTTCCCGGTTTGCCCCCCGCGGTTTCTGGGTAATTACATCGACGCGGAAACCCTCCCCGTCACCATCCTCTCCGGCCCACGACGCACGCGACGCGGCCGCCCACACCGTTTCAGTTCCTCCGCCCGCCTCCGCCTTCCCCTCCCCCACGCCAGCCAGCCACCACCGATTTTCAAACCATTCCCTGCCCAAACCCCAACCAGAGTCCCCTTCCTCCTCGCATCCCCATCCCACCACCACCCAGATCTACCCTAGCCCTAAACCCAAATGCGGCTATGACGACGCCGCGCCCCACCGCCCCGCGCCGGGCggggtccgccgccgccgccccggcggcgggCGAGCCCTACAACATCCTCCCCATCCACGACCTCCTCGCCGAGCACCCGTCCCTGCGCTTCCCGGAGGTgcgcgccgccgcggcggcgcTCCGCGCGGTGGGGGGCCTGCGCCCGCCGCCCTACTCGCCCTGGCGCGCCGACCAGGACCTCATGGACTGGCTGGGCGCCTTCTTCGGCTTCCAGCGCGACAGCGTGCGCAACCAGCGCGAGCACCTGGTGCTCCTCCTCGCCAACGCGCAGATGCGCCTCTCCTCCGCCGACTTCTCCGACACGCTCGAGCCGCGCATCGCGCGCGCGCTCCGCAAGAAGCTCCTCCGCAACTACGCCTCCTGGTGCGGCTTCCTCGGCCGCCGCGCCAACGTCTTCGTGCCCGACGACGACCCGCGGGCCGACCTGCTCTACGCGGGGCTCCACCTCCTCGTCTGGGGCGAGGCCGCCAACCTGCGCTTCATGCCCGAGTGCCTCTGCTACGTCTACCACCACATGGCGCTCGAGCTGCACCGGATCCtcgagggcttcatcgacaccgccacGGGACGCCCAGCCAACCCGGCCATCAACGGCGACAACGCCTTCCTCGCCCGCATAGTCACCCCGATCTACGGCGTCGTCTCCGCCGAGGTCGCCTCCTCCCGCAACGGGACCGCGCCCCACGCCGCGTGGCGCAACTACGACGACATCAACGAGTACTTCTGGCGCCGCGACGTCTTcgaccgcctcggctggcccatgGAGCAGTCGCGCCAGTTCTTCCGCACCCCGCCCGACCGCAGCCGCGTCCGCAAGACGGGATTCGTCGAGGTCCGCTCCTTCTGGAACATCTACCGCAGCTTCGACAGGCTCTGGGTCATGCTCCTGCTCTACCTGCaggccgccgccatcgtcgcctGGAACGACGCGAAATGGCCCTGGCAGGGCTTCGACCGCAGGGCGCAGGTGCGCGTGCTCTCCGTCTTCATCACCTGGGCCGCGCTCCGCTTCCTGCAGTCGCTGCTCGACATCGGCACCCAGTTCCGCCGCGCCTTCAGGGACGGCCGCATGCTCGCCATACGCATGGTGCTCAAGGCCGTTGCCGCCGCCGTCTGGGTCCTTGTCTTCGCTGTCCTCTACAAGGGGATCTGGAACCAAAGGGACAGCGACCGCGGCTGGTCGCAAGGAACAGACGCACGGATCATGAAGTTCTTGTACGCGGCCGCGGTGTTCCTGCTCCCGGAGGCCCTCGCCACCTTGCTCTTCATCATCCCCTGGGTGCGCAATGCCTTGGAGAAGACCAACTGGAAGATCTGCTACGCTCTCACCTGGTGGTTCCAGAGCCGCAGCTTCGTTGGCCGTGGCCTCCGCGAGGGCACCTGGGACAATGTCAAGTACTCCATTTTCTGGGTGCTGCTGCTTGCCGTCAAGTTCACCTTCAGCTATTTCCTCCAGATCAGGCCACTCGTAAAACCCACAAAGGAGATTGACAGCCTTGGCAAGGTTACGTATGCTTGGCATGAGTTCTTTGGGCAGAGCAACCGGTTTGCTGTGTTTATACTGTGGTTACCCGTAGTTTTGATCTACCTCATGGATATCCAGATTTGGTATGCCATCTTCTCTTCTATGGCTGGAGCATTTGTGGGGCTGTTTGCGCACCTGGGGGAGATCCGAGACATGAAACAGCTCAGGCTTCGCTTCCAGTTTTTTGCAAGTGCCATGTCGTTCAACATCATGCCAGAGGAGCAGCATGTCAATGAGCGCACCTTCTTGCCCAGCCGCCTTCGCAATTTCTGGCAGCGGCTGCAGCTACGGTATGGGTTCAGCCGATCCTTCCGTAAGATTGAGTCCAATCAGGTTGAGGCACGGCGGTTTGCTCTTATTTGGAACGAGATTATATCCAAGTTCCGGGAGGAGGACATTGTGAGTGATCTCGAAGTCGAGCTTCTCGAGCTACCACCTGAGCTGTGGAATGTGCGTGTGATCCGCTGGCCGTGCTTCTTGCTTTGTAACGAGCTGTCACTTGCGCTTGGTCAGGCAAAGGAGGTTCCAGGACCTGATCGCAGGCTCTGGAGGAAGATCTGTAAGAATGACTACCGTCGTTGCGCTGTCATTGAGGTATATGATAGTACAAAATACCTGCTGCTAGAGATCATCAAGGAAAGgtctgaggaacatggcattgtgACACAGTTGTTTCGTGAGTTTGATGAGTCAATGCAGTTGGAGAAGCTCACTGTGGAGTATAAGATGTCTGTGATGCAACACGTCCATGCAAagcttgtagcgctactaagcctACTTCTCAAACCCAACAAGGATATTACAAAGATTGTCAATGCTCTTCAGACTCTCTATGACGTCGTGATCCGCGACTTCCAGACTGAGAAAAGGAGCATGGAACAGCTGAGGAACGAAGGCCTCGCACAGGCAAGGCCCACCAGCCTTCTCTTTGTGGACACTGTTGTGCTGCCTGATGAGGAGAATGCCACCTTCTATAAGCAGGTGCGGCGCATGCACACCATCCTGACCTCAAGGGACTCTATGGTCAATGTTCCAAAGAACCTTGAAGCTCGGCGGAGGATCGCATTTTTCAGCAATTCGCTCTTCATGAACATACCACGAGCAACCcaggtggagaagatgatggccttCAGTGTCTTGACACCGTATTATAATGAAGAGGTGTTGTACAACAAGGACCAGCTCTATAAGGAGAATGAAGATGGTATCTCAATCCTATACTATCTGAAACAGATTTACCCGGATGAGTGGGAGTTCTTCGTTGAGCGCATGAAGCGTGAGGGGATGTCTGATATTAAGGAGCTGTACAGTGAGAAGCACAGGTTAAGAGATCTTCGGCACTGGGTCTCATACAGGGGACAGACACTGTCACGTACTGTGAGGGGGATGATGTACTATTATGATGCTCTCAAGATGCTAACTTTTCTGGATTCCGCCTCTGAACATGACTTGAGAACTGGATCGAGGGAGCTTGCTAGAATGGGTTCCTCGAGAATAGGATCATCGAGACGAGACGGAGGTACTGGTGGGTCAGGGTATTATAGCAGGGCATCCTCGTCACGCACACTGAGCAGAGCAACCAGTGGTGTGAGCTCCTTGTTTAAAGGTAGTGAGTATGGAACTGTCCTTATGAAATACACTTATGTGGTTGCATGCCAAATTTATGGTCAGCAGAAAGCCAAAAATGACCCTCATGCTTACGAGATATTGGAGCTAATGAAGAATTATGAGGCACTTCGTGTTGCCTATG contains:
- the LOC124662943 gene encoding callose synthase 12-like, with translation MDWLGAFFGFQRDSVRNQREHLVLLLANAQMRLSSADFSDTLEPRIARALRKKLLRNYASWCGFLGRRANVFVPDDDPRADLLYAGLHLLVWGEAANLRFMPECLCYVYHHMALELHRILEGFIDTATGRPANPAINGDNAFLARIVTPIYGVVSAEVASSRNGTAPHAAWRNYDDINEYFWRRDVFDRLGWPMEQSRQFFRTPPDRSRVRKTGFVEVRSFWNIYRSFDRLWVMLLLYLQAAAIVAWNDAKWPWQGFDRRAQVRVLSVFITWAALRFLQSLLDIGTQFRRAFRDGRMLAIRMVLKAVAAAVWVLVFAVLYKGIWNQRDSDRGWSQGTDARIMKFLYAAAVFLLPEALATLLFIIPWVRNALEKTNWKICYALTWWFQSRSFVGRGLREGTWDNVKYSIFWVLLLAVKFTFSYFLQIRPLVKPTKEIDSLGKVTYAWHEFFGQSNRFAVFILWLPVVLIYLMDIQIWYAIFSSMAGAFVGLFAHLGEIRDMKQLRLRFQFFASAMSFNIMPEEQHVNERTFLPSRLRNFWQRLQLRYGFSRSFRKIESNQVEARRFALIWNEIISKFREEDIVSDLEVELLELPPELWNVRVIRWPCFLLCNELSLALGQAKEVPGPDRRLWRKICKNDYRRCAVIEVYDSTKYLLLEIIKERSEEHGIVTQLFREFDESMQLEKLTVEYKMSVMQHVHAKLVALLSLLLKPNKDITKIVNALQTLYDVVIRDFQTEKRSMEQLRNEGLAQARPTSLLFVDTVVLPDEENATFYKQVRRMHTILTSRDSMVNVPKNLEARRRIAFFSNSLFMNIPRATQVEKMMAFSVLTPYYNEEVLYNKDQLYKENEDGISILYYLKQIYPDEWEFFVERMKREGMSDIKELYSEKHRLRDLRHWVSYRGQTLSRTVRGMMYYYDALKMLTFLDSASEHDLRTGSRELARMGSSRIGSSRRDGGTGGSGYYSRASSSRTLSRATSGVSSLFKGSEYGTVLMKYTYVVACQIYGQQKAKNDPHAYEILELMKNYEALRVAYVDEKHSSGGETEYFSVLVKYDQQLQQEVEIYRVKLPGPLKLGEGKPENQNHALIFTRGDAVQTIDMNQDNYFEEALKMRNLLEEFNRKYGIRKPKILGVREHVFTGSVSSLAWFMSAQETSFVTLGQRVLANPLKVRMHYGHPDVFDRLWFLGRGGISKASRVINISEDIFAGFNCTLRGGNVTHHEYIQVGKGRDVGLNQVSMFEAKVASGNGEQTLSRDVYRLGHRLDFFRMLSFFYTTIGFYLNTMMVVLTVYAFVWGRFYLALSGLEEYISKNTSSTNNAALGAVLNQQFVIQLGLFTALPMIIENSLEHGFLNAVWDFLKMQLQFASVFYTFSMGTKTHYYGRTILHGGAKYRATGRGFVVEHKKFAENYRLYARSHFLKAIELGVILVLYASYTSSSGSTLVYILLTLSSWFLVGSWILAPFIFNPSGLDWLKNFNDFEDFLTWIWFQGGISVKSDQSWEKWWEEETDHLRTSGLWGSILEIIIDLRYFFFQYAIVYRLHIAGGSRSILVYLLSWTCILLAFVALITVAYFRDRYSAKKHIRYRFIQAVIVGVTVTGIVLLIEFTKFQFIDALTSLLAFLPTGWGIISIALVFKPYLRRSETVWKTIVTVARLYDIMFGVIVMTPVAVLSWLPGLQEMQTRILFNEAFSRGLHISQMVTGAKKQGV